From Mugil cephalus isolate CIBA_MC_2020 chromosome 4, CIBA_Mcephalus_1.1, whole genome shotgun sequence:
CCAGTGGGAAAATTAGGcatctcatttattttcattcaaaaactgcagtttaatttttgcactttgtgAATTCCTGTTTTGGACCAGATTAGTGCCGCACCTGTGTCCTACGGTATTCAGATAAACgggggtttttttcttttcacccccGCGTGTGCTCAGAGCcgacttcctgtttctgtttgaggAAATACAGTAGTTACATAATCAACAGCATTTAATCAAATGATTTATTGGGCAAGATTGTGAACACTCTGTACtatgacatatttttattatattcagaaaacaaataacGCTGCCTCTGGCTTTGTGTCCAGGGAAGTGAAAGTGACAAATGCTTGTATGGTTTTTTAATATgtaacaaaccttttttttttttattttttaatcgtTTCATCAGGTCAGCCATGGGTCCTGAAGGTTCTGGGGCGGCGTCAGGAAACAGGCGTTTGCAGCAGACTCAGGCTCAAGTGGACGAGGTACGACGCATGTGATCACCGCTTCTTTTCTCTAATTAAAGCCCCAGGTTCATGTTGACATGTTGACCATAAGGAAAacagcctttttgtttttgttcaggagttttaaaaacaaaaaaccctaaaaaaaaaacagtaacacagCCCGAAggcaaagtcatttttttttttttaaacttgaatTTGACCTTTTCCATGGAACATCATCTCCTAACGCTCAGACACAAATGGCCACTCCCTCCGATGTTGGTCTTGCACAGAAACTTGCATAACCCTTTGGCAGCAGTGTCATGATTCACCACAAAGTGGAACCAGTTGCTGTCCAATGCTCTACCTTCACATGTTTAGTTCACATGCCACAGGATATTCACTGAAAGACTGTTTCTTTTCCAGTTTTAGAGGAATGATATTCAGAACCGTGTCAGTGAGGCCAAATCTCCCTTTAATACCCTTCActtctccccccaccccccctcatctcttttctctctcgctctctgttgtgttgttcagATTAGCCCCTCCTACGCAGAACTTTAACCTCCGTGTGTCACACAACGTATCAAATTAGCTTCCAGAAGTTTATATAATCACAGTCTCCATGGTTATGTAAGACCTGCATGGGGCTGCACGCGCCTCTCTCCGCTCTGACACCGTGTCTGAGAGGAGGGGCAGTAGTGAGGTTTGTGGATCAGTGGAACATATGGGTTACGTGTCTCCTGTgataatgtgttaatgtgtgcgCACGGAGCACAGGCGAGCACGTTTGTCTGATTCCGGCTGCGCTCTATTAGTCAACACACAGTCCACATATGcacacattatttattacacTGTGCATGTTCTGTTCTCTACTGAGTTATTAGGTAACAGTTCACGTGCAGCAGGAAacttatgtttgtttttgtgtgtgtgtgtgtttcttttttgtttttttttttgactaggTGGTGGATATTATGCGCGTTAACGTGGACAAAGTACTGGAGCGTGACTCCAAGTTGTCTGAGCTGGATGACAGAGCAGATGCGCTGCAGGCTGGAGCCTCCCAGTTTGAGACCAGCGCTGCCAAGCTGAAGAGAAAATACTGGTGGAAAAACTGCAAGGTGCCCAAACACAGTTTCATAATTTACTCATTTCAAATGAATTTCACATCTGGTTTGAAGTTTACTGGTTATTATTGATTGTCATCAAATAATTTATTGGACTACACGTCATACTGTGTAGTGAACGTAActtaatgtctttttaattgATTGAGgagtttattttgaatatgaagacacataataaaaaataaacaaaacatttaattataagatataaaatacatatttgaaaGGGAGTGGGAAGAAGTATAACTTATAAACTCccattattaaaatgaataaatcttcCTGATAATCTTTTCATGCATAAATTATTGAATTTGGCTTTGAATGTTGTCTGTATTCACCCTTTTCCAGATGTGGGCCATCCTGATAGCTGTCATagtgatcatcatcatcatcattgtcagTGAGTATCAAGCGGGTGGTGAAAGAAACTCGCTATCAGCAGTGTGATAGTCGTGTCATGTGTGACACATCGGGTCAGTCATCGGTTTTCAGTGAGTTTCATCTCACAGCTGttactgtaataatattattacagAGATTCCACCTTGATCTGGACTGTTAATGTTGATTAACAGCACAGTGTGAGAACAGGACACTTCACATTTTTAGACTCTTTTCTCTAACACTGACTAATATCAGGAACATGTCCCAGGTCCACCCCAGACATTAAAGCCAGACTCGTTTAAAATTCATCACCATCTAAGATTTGCTGTTGTAACGACATgaaacaaaacctttttttcctcagtggaATATATGCAACGCTCATTAGTTATTACATTTAGAGATTCCCTGGTGAAAACTAATCGCTCCTTTCTTCATTTACAGTTTGGAATTACTCATAAACATCAACATGACGAGGACAAGGAGTGAAACAGTGAAGAGGAGAAGTGGAGCGACGTGCATTATTCATGTCTCAGAGGGTGAATTTAGATAATTACTGGCTATTGAGCTCCACATATTTTCTCTACAGGGTTCTTCATTCCTTGTTCTGgatcacactgtgtgtgtgtgtgtgtgtgtgcgtgtgtgtgtgtgtttgcatatgtgcgTGAGTAAAAAACGTGCTCACGGTGCTGCAGTTTTACCCTGTATTAATACGCCATCGCGGACATTTACAAACCTTAGAAAAGAATTAGAATAACCCTGCACATaccaaagaaaactcaaacatttatttccaaaagTGCCGAT
This genomic window contains:
- the vamp3 gene encoding vesicle-associated membrane protein 3 → MSAMGPEGSGAASGNRRLQQTQAQVDEVVDIMRVNVDKVLERDSKLSELDDRADALQAGASQFETSAAKLKRKYWWKNCKMWAILIAVIVIIIIIIVIWNYS